Proteins encoded in a region of the Acidobacteriota bacterium genome:
- a CDS encoding hydantoinase/oxoprolinase family protein encodes MSYRLGVDVGGTFTDFLLYNERSGKLHLTKVPSTPADQSVGVLSGIRKIAEQAGIDPNEIGLILHGTTVATNAVLEGKGARVGLITSRGFEQILHVARGQTPGPLAGWIIMQKPDPLAPLELTRGLSARVSARGEERAPLDEAEVRRVTQELHDGGIQALTISLINAFANPAHERRARDIALEMFPSLPVTISTDILPEFREYERTLTTVMNSYVRPKMRLYLDGMKQKLQDAHLRGKMSIVRSDGGVMSLDAAAERPVNTLLSGPSGGAVASSYIGELAGFRDVLSFDMGGTSTDVAISFGGTPNVQRETRVGYYPVKAPSVDVRTVGAGGGSIAHVPLTGALRVGPQSAGAEPGPACYGAGGQEPTVTDASVVLGYLPPQLLGGEMPLQPALAAAAVQKIASAMGLSLLQAAEGIYDIVNENMFGALRLVSVQRGYDPADFALVALGGAGPLHANALSILLGSWPSIIPPTPGVLSALGFLHSDIRNEFSRTVIRTLGEFDRATAKRQFAELGKQAERWLAAENIAPKNRKIQYQIDLRYHRQGYEFPIDMQLEWLDRTDGFDRVVTRFKAVHEQNYGFNIDHHIEVVNLRAVAIGVVPKVEVTRQRVTGRRAGPDPVQRHKIHYRGKTVPAPIYDRYTLRAGDRIKGPAVITQNDSTTLILPGHHGDVDPYENILIWPDGVRHRNGR; translated from the coding sequence ATGAGCTACAGACTGGGTGTTGACGTCGGCGGCACGTTCACGGATTTCCTGCTGTACAACGAGCGGAGCGGGAAGCTTCACCTGACCAAGGTTCCCTCGACACCGGCCGACCAGTCGGTCGGCGTCTTGAGCGGCATCCGGAAGATTGCCGAGCAGGCGGGCATCGATCCGAACGAGATCGGCCTGATCCTGCACGGCACGACCGTCGCGACCAACGCCGTGCTCGAGGGCAAGGGGGCGCGCGTCGGCCTGATCACGTCGCGCGGATTCGAGCAGATCCTGCACGTGGCGCGCGGGCAGACGCCCGGGCCGCTCGCCGGCTGGATCATCATGCAGAAGCCCGATCCGCTCGCGCCGCTCGAGCTGACGCGCGGGCTGTCGGCGCGGGTCAGCGCGCGCGGCGAGGAGCGTGCGCCGCTCGACGAGGCGGAAGTGCGGCGCGTCACGCAGGAGCTGCACGACGGCGGGATCCAGGCGCTCACGATCTCGCTCATCAACGCGTTCGCCAACCCGGCGCACGAGCGGCGGGCGCGCGACATCGCCCTCGAGATGTTCCCGTCGCTGCCGGTGACGATCTCGACCGACATCCTGCCGGAGTTCCGCGAGTACGAGCGCACGCTCACGACGGTGATGAACTCGTACGTGCGCCCCAAGATGCGGCTGTACCTCGACGGGATGAAGCAGAAGCTGCAGGACGCGCACCTGCGCGGCAAGATGAGCATCGTCCGGTCGGACGGTGGGGTGATGAGCCTCGACGCCGCGGCGGAGCGCCCGGTCAACACGCTGCTCTCCGGCCCGTCGGGCGGCGCGGTGGCGTCCTCCTATATCGGGGAGCTGGCCGGCTTCCGCGACGTCCTGTCGTTCGACATGGGCGGCACGTCCACCGACGTGGCCATCTCCTTCGGCGGCACGCCGAACGTCCAGCGGGAGACGCGGGTGGGGTACTACCCGGTGAAGGCCCCCAGCGTGGACGTGCGAACGGTGGGCGCCGGCGGCGGATCGATCGCGCACGTGCCGCTCACCGGGGCGCTCCGCGTCGGGCCGCAGTCGGCCGGCGCCGAGCCGGGGCCCGCCTGCTACGGCGCCGGCGGGCAGGAGCCCACGGTGACCGACGCCAGCGTCGTGCTCGGCTACCTGCCGCCGCAGCTGCTCGGGGGCGAGATGCCGCTGCAGCCGGCGCTGGCCGCCGCCGCCGTGCAGAAGATTGCCTCCGCGATGGGGCTCTCGCTCCTGCAGGCGGCCGAGGGCATCTACGACATCGTCAACGAGAACATGTTCGGGGCGCTGAGGCTGGTGTCCGTGCAGCGCGGCTACGACCCGGCGGACTTCGCGCTGGTGGCGCTTGGTGGAGCCGGGCCGCTGCACGCCAACGCGCTCTCGATCCTGCTCGGCTCCTGGCCGTCCATCATCCCGCCGACGCCGGGCGTGTTGTCGGCGCTCGGCTTCCTGCACTCCGACATTCGCAACGAGTTCTCGCGCACCGTCATCCGCACGCTCGGGGAGTTCGACCGCGCGACGGCCAAGCGGCAGTTCGCGGAACTGGGCAAGCAGGCCGAGCGGTGGCTGGCGGCCGAGAACATCGCCCCCAAGAACCGGAAGATCCAGTACCAGATCGATCTGCGGTACCACCGCCAGGGTTATGAGTTCCCGATCGACATGCAGCTCGAGTGGCTCGACCGCACCGACGGCTTCGACCGGGTCGTCACGCGGTTCAAAGCGGTTCACGAGCAGAACTACGGCTTCAACATCGACCACCACATCGAGGTCGTGAACCTCCGCGCGGTGGCGATCGGCGTCGTGCCGAAGGTCGAGGTGACGCGGCAGCGGGTGACCGGGCGTCGCGCGGGCCCCGACCCGGTGCAGCGGCACAAGATTCACTATCGCGGCAAGACCGTGCCGGCGCCGATCTACGACCGGTACACGCTTCGCGCCGGCGACCGCATCAAGGGTCCGGCGGTGATCA
- a CDS encoding nitrilase produces MSAGVQPYRALAMQLRCHAVNGCPDRAASQRHIDTALERVFAATRAAASFLGSDLRLVVLPEYVLTSFPAGESAATWIEKACIRIPGPEIDRVAAFSAATGIWIAGNSYEADPEWPGMYFQASWIVGPAGLALKYRRLNSLYALSPHDLWTRYRERYSLRELFPVADTPLGRLAAIASEEILYPEVARCLLMHGAEIFVHSTSDVAGHAGMPKQVAKVARAVENAAYVISANTAGIAGTAMPEHSADGHSKIIDDRGLVLAEAEQGETVTAHAEIDVAALRRRRCHPGMQNVVARQRFELYAPMYAAHSFCPPDQFPEGIRDREQLVEAHRRTIDRLVERGLIARD; encoded by the coding sequence ATGAGCGCGGGGGTGCAGCCGTACCGCGCGCTGGCGATGCAGCTCCGGTGCCACGCGGTGAACGGGTGTCCCGATCGCGCCGCGAGCCAGCGGCACATCGACACCGCGCTCGAGCGGGTGTTCGCGGCGACGCGCGCGGCCGCGTCGTTCCTCGGCTCCGATCTGCGCCTTGTGGTCCTGCCCGAGTACGTCCTGACCTCGTTCCCCGCGGGCGAATCCGCCGCCACGTGGATCGAGAAGGCGTGCATCCGCATCCCCGGGCCGGAGATCGATCGCGTGGCCGCCTTCTCCGCGGCCACCGGGATCTGGATCGCCGGCAACAGCTACGAGGCGGATCCGGAGTGGCCGGGGATGTACTTCCAGGCGAGCTGGATCGTCGGTCCCGCGGGGCTCGCGCTGAAATACCGGCGGCTGAACAGCCTGTACGCGCTCTCGCCGCACGACCTGTGGACGCGGTACCGCGAGCGCTATTCGCTCCGCGAGCTGTTCCCGGTCGCCGACACGCCGCTCGGACGGCTGGCGGCCATCGCCTCGGAGGAGATTCTGTACCCCGAGGTCGCGCGCTGCCTCCTGATGCACGGCGCCGAGATCTTCGTCCACTCGACGTCGGACGTGGCGGGGCACGCCGGCATGCCGAAGCAGGTGGCCAAGGTCGCGCGCGCGGTCGAGAACGCCGCCTACGTGATCTCCGCCAACACCGCCGGGATAGCCGGCACCGCGATGCCGGAGCACTCGGCGGACGGGCACTCGAAGATCATCGACGACCGCGGGCTGGTGCTCGCCGAAGCCGAACAGGGGGAGACCGTCACGGCCCACGCCGAAATCGACGTCGCCGCCCTGCGCCGCCGTCGTTGCCACCCCGGGATGCAGAACGTCGTCGCGCGCCAGCGCTTCGAGCTGTACGCGCCGATGTACGCGGCGCACTCGTTCTGCCCGCCGGACCAGTTTCCAGAGGGGATTCGCGATCGCGAGCAGCTGGTCGAGGCCCACCGCCGGACCATCGATCGGCTGGTCGAGCGGGGACTCATCGCACGAGATTAG